Within Nocardia fluminea, the genomic segment AATCGAGGGCCCGTATTCCATGGCAGTGTCACGCTCCATCAGCACATCCGCGCACACCAGCAGTTCCTGGTAGGTGTCCACCCAGAACGCGACATGGTTGATGCGGCCGGCCCGTGTCGAGGTGTCGAGCACCACGCCGAGATCGTGCGACTTCTCGTTGGTGGTCAGGACACCGAATACGGTGATGGGCGCTTCCTCGAGATCGGTGAATGCCATCGTCCGGAAGCCGAGAACCTCGGAGTACCAGGCGCAGAAACCACGGACATCCTTCGCCGCGATGGTGACGTGGTCCAGGAACCGCGGCGCACCGGCATGTGCGGAGCGCTTCTCGGGCCGGTCCGCGTAGATCGACTTGAACTCCGGTTCCGCGGCAAACCTGTCCACGTCGTAGAACAGTCGCATCGGGTGCCCATAGGGTCCGGTGAACTCGTAGGCCTTACCGAAGCCGAACCCATCGGTCGTCCACTCACCCGTGATTCCGGCGGCCTCGACACGTTCGGCGGCCTGTTCGAGTGCCTCGGCGCCGGCCGTACGCCACGCCATCATCTGCAACGTCGGTTCGGGACCTTCGACGAGGACCAGGCTGTAGGCGTAGTAGTCGCCCCAGCAACGGAGATACACCCGTCCATCAGCCTCGTGGATAGCCCGCATTCCGAACTGTTCGACGTAGAAGCGCGCCGATGCGGCGACATCCGGGGTGGTGATTTCGACATGGCTGAGGTGAGCCAGCAGGTGAGGCACGATTCTGTCCTTATCGACGATTCTGACTACTGTGGTGTGCGTCACCAGTGTCGGGTCGGTGGATCAAAAGGGGAACAGGGTCTGGCGGATACCAACTATCCATGTGATGGATAGTTGACGCCTCGATTCGTCGAGGCGCGAGTTCGGCGACAGTTCGCCATCGCCGTCAGCGCGCCGCTCGGATCCGCACCGGGACCTGCTGCCACGATCTGAGGGTGTTGTTGCATCGAACTCGAGCCGGGCCGGTGAGTTCGATGGTTTCGATGCGGGCCGTCAGCGCGGTGAGCAGTGCCTCGGCCTCCAGTCGCGCTACATGCTGGCCGATGCACTGGTGAATGCCCATGCCGAAGCCGACATGACCGGAGGGGTCGCGAGCGAGGTCGAACCGGTCCGGGTCGGTCCAGCGCCGGGGATCCCGGTTGGCGGCACCGAGGAACATCAAGATCTTGTGGTCTTTCGGGACCACAACCGTGCCGAGGTCGATATCGGCGGTGGCAGTGCGGAAGAAGGTCTGCACCGGTGACTGCCAGCGCACCGCTTCGTCGAAGGCGACCCGTGCCAGGGAGGGTGTCTCGCGCAACCGCTGCCATTGGTCTGGGTTGGTGGCCAGCGCGTAGAGCACCGCGGCGATGCCGTTGACTGTTGTGTCGACGCCGGCTGTGAGCAGCGACCGGACCAGCAGCGGCGCCTGCTCGTGGGTGATGTCGTAGTGGTCGGCCGCTCCCCAGATTCGTGATCCGAAGCCGTTGTCGCTCAGACTTTCCCGGGAACATTGCTCGTTCACCCACGCCGAGTGCTCGCCCGCTTCGGCCAGTGCGGAGGTGACCAGTTCGTTGCGCGGACCGAAGGCGTTGAAAGCGAAACTGCCGTAAGGCAGCAGATGCTCGCGACCTTCCTGCGGCAGCCCGACCGCGTCAGGGAACACCCGCAGGGGAAACGCCTCCGCCAGCCGATCGACCGCGTCGAACTCCGGCGAGTCGGCCAGCACTTCGTCGACCAGCCGTTCCGCTTCGGCAAACCATTGCTCACGCAGCCCCCGCAGCGCTCGAGGCCCGATGATTCCGGCGAGTACGTTGCGAGGTGCATCATGGCGCGGCGGGTCGGCTTCGAGGAGCAGACTCGGTGGCCGCCAGGGCTTTTCCTGGCCGAAGTGGCTCAGTCCCACACCGGCGCCGCTCTGAAAGCTCTGCCAGTCGGTGAGTGCGGCGTGCACCTGCTCGTAGCGTGCCATCGCGTAGACGCCGTAGCGGCGCAGGTAGACCACCGGTGCCGCGTCTCGCAGCGTCGCATGCGTGGCCCAGGGATCTTCGAGAACGTCCATCGCGAAGGGGTCGATGTCGCTGACCGGCAGCCGGTCCGTGGTGGTCATGTCGGTTTCTCCTATGGTCACAGGTCCAGCACCAGCCGGTCGGAAAGGGATCGGGATACGCAGACGAACATGCTGTCGCCTGCCTCGCGCTCGGCATCGTCGAGAATCGAATCGCGGTGATCGGGCAATCCGTCCAACACGGTCGTCTCGCACGTCCCGCACACTCCCTGCCCGCAGGAGGACAGGACCGAGGCGCCGGCGCCGCGCAGGGCTTCGAGCACCGACTGACGCGGAGCGACCGTGACCCGGCGCCGCGAACGACGCAGCTCGATGTCGAACGCGGTATCGCGCACGGCGTTCGCCTGTGCCTTCGGGACGAACCGTTCGATGCGCAATCGACCGGGCTGCCAGTCGGCACAACACCGCTGGACGGCATCGAGCAGACGCGCGGGCCCACAACAGAACACCACTGTGTCGTCCTCGACCGAGGCGAGCATCTCCCCCAGATCGGACACACCGCATTCGTCGTCGGGACTGATCGAGACACGGTCGCCGTAGGCGGCGAGGTCGGCGGTGAACGCCATAGTCCGGCGACTGCGCCCCAAATATGCCAGCCGCCAATCACAGCCGAGTAGATCCGCCTGCGCCAGCATGGACAGCATCGGCGTGATGCCGATACCGCCGGCGATGAACAGATATTTGCCCGAGGGAACAAGCGCGAAGTTGTTGCGCGGACCGCCGACTGCGACCATATCCCCCACCGCCAAGGTGTCGTGGATGTACGCCGAGCCACCTCGGCCATCCGGGTCGCGGAGCACCGCGATCCTGTAGGTGCTCGAGTCCCAACGGCTTCCACACAGCGAGTACTGGCGGGTGCGGCCATCGGGCAGGATCAGGTCGATGTGGGCCCCCGGTGTCCAGTCCGGCAGCCGACGGCGTTCTGGGTGCGCCAGCGTCAGGGCGACCACCTGGTCGGCAACCGGTTCCTTGGCCATCACGACCAGGTTCAGGGTCGTCACCGCAGTCATAGAAACTCCTCGTGTCAGTGTTCCGGATCACACTGACGCGGGCGGTGGGCGGGCGGCTACCCGACTTTCGCTCAGCGAGAGACTTCCTGGAACGGCGCGCCCAGCGCGCGGGAAATCCCGTGGCCGGCTGCGACGAGAGCGGGGATCGCCGCCCGAGCGGTGCTGTCGTTCGGCACGACCACCGACAGCGCGGCCACGACCTGTTTGCCATTCGCGCGCAGGGGTACGGCGATGCCGGTCGCGCGGTCGTCGACGAACCCCGGACAGAATGCGATTCCGCTGCGCCGCACGTCAGCCAGCAGCGAGCGCAGGTTCGGCGGGTCGATCGGCGTAGCGGCGGTGTACCGCCGCAGCGGCCCCGCCAGCACGGCCTGCTGAAGGTGCGTCGGTCCGTACGCCAGCAGCACCAAGCCCGCGGACGAGACATGAATGGGCAACCGCCCGGCGACCTTGGTGATGTTGTACACCGCTCCCGGCGCTGTCAGCCGTTCCACGAACAGCACCGAGTCGTCACGACGCACGGCCAGCTGCACGCTGTGACCGACCGCCGCGTGCAGGTCCTCCATGAACGGCATGGCGAGATCGCGAAGGCCCAGTGTCGGCGCGGCACGGGAACCCAGCTCCCACAACCGGATTCCGATCCGTAGCCGACGTCGATCATCGCGTTGCAGCAGACCGAGGGCCAGCATGTCGCCGACCAGCCTCGAGACGGTCGGCAGCGGCAAGCCGGTGCTCCGGGACACGTCGGTGACCGTCAGCAGCGGCGATTCCGCGTCGAACGCCTCGAGAATGCGAACCACGCGCGACAGTACCGACTCACCATCTGAACCTCCGGCCAATTCGACTCCTCTCGCCTGGTCAGCTCGGCGCGATCACCCTGTCAGCGCGAGTATGCACGGACAGCGGCGAATCGTACGAAGGGCTCGAGGGCTTCCGGATTCGCGAGTGTGGCGAGTTTGACCGCCGCTGCCGGTGCCACACCGGTCAGGATCTTCTTCACCGGCACCTCGACCTTCTTGCCCGACAGTGTTCGTGGGATCGCGGGCACCTCGTGGATGGTGTCGGGAACATGGCGGGGTGAGAGGGCGGTGCGCAGGGCGCCGCGGATCCGGTCGGCCAGTTCCGCGTCGAAACCGAGATCGAGGACGACGAAGACGATGAGTTCGTCGGTGCCGTCGAGGTGCACGACCAGGCTGTCGCGCACCTCGGGAAGCGCTTCGACGACGGTGTAGAACTCCGCGGTGCCCAGTCGTACACCGCCTCGGTTGAGAGTGGCGTCGGAGCGTCCGGCGATCACCGCAGTACCGACGGAGGTGATGGTCACCCAGTCGCCGTGTCGCCAGACGCCGGGGATGTCCTCGAAATACGCTGCGCGATAGCGGCTGCCGTCGGTGTCACCCCAGAAGCCCACCGGCATGGACGGCATCGGCCGGGTGAGGACCAGTTCGCCTTGGATGTCGTGGACGGGTTGCCCGTCACTGTCGTAGGACTCGACCGCGGCACCCAGACTGCGGCAGGCGAACTGCCCCGCGTACACCGGCAGCATCGGCGAACCGCCGAGGAACGCCGAGCAGACATCGGTGCCACCGGCAATGGAGGAGAAGTACAAGTTCGGCCCGAATCGCTCTCGCACCCAACGGAATCCTTCCGGTGGGAGCGGCGCCCCCGTGGATCCCATTCCGCGCAGCCGAGGTTGCGCGGCCGCGACCGCGTGCGCGGGCTCGTGTTGCACGCAGTGCATCAGGAAAGGCGCGCTCGTCCCGAGGTAGGTCGTCTCGGTCTCGGCGGCCAGCTCCCATAGGGTGTCCGCGGACGGCGCCGCGGGATTGCCGTCGAACAGCACGATCGAGGCGCCGACCGCCAGACCGGATACCAGGTAGTTCCACATCATCCAGCCGGTGGTTGTGTACCAGAGAAACCGGTCATCGGCGCCTAGATCATGGTGCAGTGCAAGCGCTTTGACATGCTCCAGCAGGATGCCACCGTGTCCGTGCACGATGGCCTTCGGCGCGCCGGTGGTGCCCGAGCTGTACAGGACATAGAGCGGGTGGTCGAACGGTACCGGATCGAAGACCAGCTCCCCCGGTTCACACACCAGATCCGCCCACGCCGTCGACTCGGGCACCGCGACCGTTTCCGGGTCGAGGTAGGGCAGCAGCACGACGTGTTCGAGGCAGGGCAGACCCGCACGGATCGCGGCGACATCGCCGATCCGATCGACCGCCTTGGACCCGTACCGGTATCCGTCGACCACGACGAGCACCTTCGGTTCGATCTGACGCAGCCGGTCCAGGGCCGCCTCAGCACCGAATTCCGGTGGGCAGGAAGAGAACACCGATCCGAGGCTGGCAGCTGCCAGCAACAGCACCACCGCCTCCGCGACATTGGGCAAGTAAGCCGCCACCCGATCACCGCGGCCGACACCCAGCCGGAGCA encodes:
- a CDS encoding acetoacetate--CoA ligase translates to MNSTTRPHEPLWEPATDTRSQTRIADYLAWLGHRRKLAFTDYQDLWQWSVTDMAAFWSSIPEYFEIPLHAPPTEILSAGAMPEVRWFEGATLNYAEAVLRLPGMGDTDIAIVGRSQTRAADDYTAAHLRDQVARARQGLLRLGVGRGDRVAAYLPNVAEAVVLLLAAASLGSVFSSCPPEFGAEAALDRLRQIEPKVLVVVDGYRYGSKAVDRIGDVAAIRAGLPCLEHVVLLPYLDPETVAVPESTAWADLVCEPGELVFDPVPFDHPLYVLYSSGTTGAPKAIVHGHGGILLEHVKALALHHDLGADDRFLWYTTTGWMMWNYLVSGLAVGASIVLFDGNPAAPSADTLWELAAETETTYLGTSAPFLMHCVQHEPAHAVAAAQPRLRGMGSTGAPLPPEGFRWVRERFGPNLYFSSIAGGTDVCSAFLGGSPMLPVYAGQFACRSLGAAVESYDSDGQPVHDIQGELVLTRPMPSMPVGFWGDTDGSRYRAAYFEDIPGVWRHGDWVTITSVGTAVIAGRSDATLNRGGVRLGTAEFYTVVEALPEVRDSLVVHLDGTDELIVFVVLDLGFDAELADRIRGALRTALSPRHVPDTIHEVPAIPRTLSGKKVEVPVKKILTGVAPAAAVKLATLANPEALEPFVRFAAVRAYSR
- a CDS encoding IclR family transcriptional regulator, encoding MAGGSDGESVLSRVVRILEAFDAESPLLTVTDVSRSTGLPLPTVSRLVGDMLALGLLQRDDRRRLRIGIRLWELGSRAAPTLGLRDLAMPFMEDLHAAVGHSVQLAVRRDDSVLFVERLTAPGAVYNITKVAGRLPIHVSSAGLVLLAYGPTHLQQAVLAGPLRRYTAATPIDPPNLRSLLADVRRSGIAFCPGFVDDRATGIAVPLRANGKQVVAALSVVVPNDSTARAAIPALVAAGHGISRALGAPFQEVSR
- a CDS encoding VOC family protein — protein: MPHLLAHLSHVEITTPDVAASARFYVEQFGMRAIHEADGRVYLRCWGDYYAYSLVLVEGPEPTLQMMAWRTAGAEALEQAAERVEAAGITGEWTTDGFGFGKAYEFTGPYGHPMRLFYDVDRFAAEPEFKSIYADRPEKRSAHAGAPRFLDHVTIAAKDVRGFCAWYSEVLGFRTMAFTDLEEAPITVFGVLTTNEKSHDLGVVLDTSTRAGRINHVAFWVDTYQELLVCADVLMERDTAMEYGPSIHGIGEQNYLYFREPSSMRIELNSGGYRNYVPDWEPHTWKPSEGSNNLYRNGAMPHSMTESFPAAEGFTATEEGASEEMKAELLNPYAVPGQG
- a CDS encoding PDR/VanB family oxidoreductase encodes the protein MTAVTTLNLVVMAKEPVADQVVALTLAHPERRRLPDWTPGAHIDLILPDGRTRQYSLCGSRWDSSTYRIAVLRDPDGRGGSAYIHDTLAVGDMVAVGGPRNNFALVPSGKYLFIAGGIGITPMLSMLAQADLLGCDWRLAYLGRSRRTMAFTADLAAYGDRVSISPDDECGVSDLGEMLASVEDDTVVFCCGPARLLDAVQRCCADWQPGRLRIERFVPKAQANAVRDTAFDIELRRSRRRVTVAPRQSVLEALRGAGASVLSSCGQGVCGTCETTVLDGLPDHRDSILDDAEREAGDSMFVCVSRSLSDRLVLDL
- a CDS encoding cytochrome P450; this translates as MTTTDRLPVSDIDPFAMDVLEDPWATHATLRDAAPVVYLRRYGVYAMARYEQVHAALTDWQSFQSGAGVGLSHFGQEKPWRPPSLLLEADPPRHDAPRNVLAGIIGPRALRGLREQWFAEAERLVDEVLADSPEFDAVDRLAEAFPLRVFPDAVGLPQEGREHLLPYGSFAFNAFGPRNELVTSALAEAGEHSAWVNEQCSRESLSDNGFGSRIWGAADHYDITHEQAPLLVRSLLTAGVDTTVNGIAAVLYALATNPDQWQRLRETPSLARVAFDEAVRWQSPVQTFFRTATADIDLGTVVVPKDHKILMFLGAANRDPRRWTDPDRFDLARDPSGHVGFGMGIHQCIGQHVARLEAEALLTALTARIETIELTGPARVRCNNTLRSWQQVPVRIRAAR